A single region of the Plantactinospora soyae genome encodes:
- a CDS encoding ATP-binding protein — MRKVLIANRGEIAVRVVRACRDAGLASVAVYADSDRDALHVTLADEAYALGGETATETYLRIDKLLDVAARAGADGVHPGYGFLSENADFAAAVIDARLTWIGPSPQAIRDLGDKVTARHIAQRAGAPLVPGTPDPVNGPDEVLAFAVDHGLPVAIKAAFGGGGRGLKVARTMEEIPALFESATREALAAFGRGECFVERYLDRPRHVEAQVLADQHGNVVVVGTRDCSLQRRHQKLVEEAPAPFLTEAQRAQIHASAKAICREADYHGAGTVEYLVGADGTISFLEVNTRLQVEHPVTEETAGIDLVREQFRIAAGEKLRLDADPAPRGHSIEFRINGEDPGRNFLPAPGTVTALRLPTGPGVRVDTGISAGDVIGGNFDSLLAKVIISGETRTEALERARRALDEMVVDGMATALPFHRLVVRDPAFTSDPFTVHTRWIETEFDNTVPPYTVPAGSEAETGGERETVVVEVAGKRLEVSLPAGYGAGTASGAPGTAGARRPARRGSRAGAAAGAGGAGGDALTSPMQGTIVKIAVSDGDTVAEGDLVVVMEAMKMEQPLQAHKAGVVSGLSAEVGGVLTAGAVICVIN; from the coding sequence GTGCGCAAGGTACTGATCGCCAACCGGGGCGAGATCGCCGTCCGGGTCGTCCGCGCCTGCCGGGACGCCGGACTGGCCAGCGTCGCCGTGTACGCCGACTCCGACCGCGACGCGCTGCACGTGACCCTCGCCGACGAGGCGTACGCGCTCGGCGGGGAGACCGCGACCGAGACGTACCTGCGGATCGACAAGCTGCTCGACGTGGCCGCCCGGGCCGGGGCGGACGGCGTACATCCGGGTTACGGGTTTCTCTCCGAGAACGCGGATTTCGCGGCGGCCGTGATCGACGCGAGGTTGACCTGGATCGGGCCGAGCCCGCAGGCGATCCGCGACCTGGGTGACAAGGTCACCGCCCGGCACATCGCGCAGCGCGCCGGTGCGCCCCTGGTCCCCGGCACGCCCGATCCGGTGAACGGTCCGGACGAGGTGCTGGCGTTCGCCGTCGACCACGGGCTGCCGGTCGCGATCAAGGCCGCCTTCGGTGGCGGCGGCCGTGGCCTCAAGGTGGCCCGGACGATGGAGGAGATTCCCGCACTCTTCGAGTCCGCCACCCGCGAGGCGCTCGCCGCCTTCGGCCGGGGCGAGTGCTTCGTCGAGCGGTACCTCGACCGGCCCCGGCACGTCGAGGCGCAGGTCCTGGCCGACCAGCACGGCAATGTCGTGGTCGTCGGCACCCGGGACTGCTCGCTGCAACGCCGGCACCAGAAGCTCGTCGAGGAGGCTCCGGCGCCGTTCCTGACGGAGGCGCAGCGGGCACAGATCCACGCCAGCGCCAAGGCGATCTGCCGGGAGGCCGACTACCACGGCGCCGGCACGGTCGAGTACCTGGTCGGTGCCGATGGCACGATCTCGTTCCTGGAGGTCAACACCCGGCTCCAGGTCGAGCACCCGGTCACCGAGGAGACCGCCGGCATCGACCTGGTCCGCGAGCAGTTCCGGATCGCGGCCGGGGAGAAGCTCCGGCTCGACGCCGATCCGGCGCCACGCGGACACTCGATCGAGTTCCGGATCAACGGCGAGGACCCGGGCCGGAACTTCCTGCCGGCGCCCGGCACGGTGACCGCACTGCGGCTTCCGACCGGGCCCGGGGTACGGGTGGACACCGGGATCTCCGCAGGCGATGTGATCGGCGGCAACTTCGACTCCCTGCTCGCCAAGGTGATCATCTCTGGGGAGACCCGTACCGAAGCGCTGGAGCGCGCCCGGCGGGCCCTCGACGAGATGGTGGTCGACGGGATGGCCACCGCGCTGCCGTTCCACCGCCTGGTCGTCCGGGACCCGGCGTTCACGAGCGACCCGTTCACCGTGCACACCCGGTGGATCGAGACCGAGTTCGACAACACGGTCCCGCCGTACACCGTGCCCGCCGGCTCCGAGGCGGAGACCGGCGGCGAGCGGGAGACCGTCGTGGTCGAGGTGGCCGGCAAGCGGCTGGAGGTCAGCCTTCCGGCCGGCTACGGCGCGGGTACGGCCAGCGGCGCTCCGGGTACGGCCGGCGCCCGGCGCCCGGCCCGACGTGGCTCCCGGGCCGGCGCGGCAGCCGGGGCGGGCGGGGCCGGTGGCGACGCGCTGACCTCGCCGATGCAGGGCACGATCGTCAAGATCGCGGTCTCCGACGGGGACACCGTCGCCGAGGGTGACCTGGTCGTGGTGATGGAGGCGATGAAGATGGAGCAGCCGTTGCAGGCGCACAAGGCCGGGGTGGTGAGCGGCCTCTCCGCCGAGGTCGGCGGGGTGCTCACGGCCGGCGCCGTCATCTGCGTCATCAACTGA